A single region of the Mercenaria mercenaria strain notata chromosome 6, MADL_Memer_1, whole genome shotgun sequence genome encodes:
- the LOC123549733 gene encoding transcription factor EC-like — MTNEVPMNGFSAECLVTSRKDTHKEKERQKKEIHNKIEKRRRWLINEKITELGNLLPDNINRASGLKKGSILKETVEYIKQLRKDQGRVHRLEKKMGETCLEVKQLAHRLEQWEIRMATKGANSGGTGHLQDETYENQDINNSLTAEPAKTREHPSPILQDTPLDMLATESEMMDPAPVWDDESSKFSADAIISLPLIAGVDINDMDYYF; from the exons ATGACAAACGAGGTTCCCATGAATGGATTTTCTGCAGAGTGTTTAGTCACATCAAGAAAAGATACACATAAAGAGAAAGAACGACAAAAGAAAGAGATTCACAATAAAA TTGAGAAGAGGAGACGATGGCTGATAAACGAAAAAATAACAGAACTTGGAAACTTGCTTCCAGATAATATTAATCG TGCATCTGGTCTAAAGAAAGGCTCCATTTTGAAGGAAACAGTTGAGTACATTAAACAGCTTAGGAAAGACCAGGGTCGAGTTCATCGTTTGGAAAAGAAAATGGGCGAAACGTGTCTCGAGGTTAAGCAATTGGCACACAGGCTTGAA cAATGGGAGATTCGGATGGCAACCAAGGGTGCAAATAGCGGAGGAACTGGTCATTTGCAAGATGAAACCTATGAGAATCAAGACATCAATAATAGTTTGACGGCAGAACCAGCCAAAACCAGAGAACACCCCTCCCCAATTTTGCAGGACACTCCACTGGATATGTTGGCAACAGAGTCAGAAATGATGGACCCAGCTCCAGTCTGGGATGACGAATCTTCAAAGTTTTCGGCCGACGCCATCATATCATTACCCCTTATCGCTGGAGTTGACATCAACGATATGGATTATTACTTCTGA
- the LOC128557939 gene encoding uncharacterized protein LOC128557939 gives MSGYFLTTPMKMFSVLSYLAYLVFVIWGLTLYDIDSVQISKVLPKSYFSNWNKYWTKEFRNESIIQFVAIHPYGYTHNQTIVSDFERMIKTKSYMKFDSFQSWFITYSSSDYMNLTTEETFFQSVQKSFIPNNPVFKHDLVSDAISARVITTRFYMKTKHVSSTKAMVQIKKDLQKLVKDINEYVEDIHGIYNDKAVNESPFIWKVDDDQYFIAHSPDFLATDLYMLPLWEILQIAAVQVSLLFCLSVILNPSLGMAIQLPLCYFSMVGRIFGLSHFFGVYLTPVPMIVYMTGCSYSTEVISHTYYHFMKAEGINRTARMNTVLSTISQAIFHPIFGQFLGLLVLIVSESYVFVTVFQLTIITTGSCVIHTVLWLPTLLSLLGPGEDKIPEESLSIYKVELATVSNDVASSNNSAGIVNRTFVRNS, from the coding sequence ATGTCGGGATATTTCTTGACAACACCAATGAAAATGTTCAGTGTACTATCGTACTTAGCATATCTAGTATTTGTTATATGGGGTCTAACATTGTATGACATTGATTCCGTCCAAATCAGTAAGGTTCTGCCAAAATCTTACTTCTCTAACTGGAACAAGTACTGGACTAAAGAGTTTAGAAATGAATCTATAATCCAATTTGTTGCTATTCACCCTTATGGTTACACACACAATCAAACCATAGTTTCAGATTTTGAAagaatgataaaaacaaaatcctACATGAAATTCGATTCCTTCCAGAGTTGGTTTATAACTTACTCTTCCAGCGATTATATGAACCTCACCACAGAGGAGACATTCTTTCAATCtgttcaaaaaagttttattcCAAACAACCCCGTGTTTAAACACGATCTTGTTAGTGATGCAATTAGTGCTCGAGTAATTACAACAAGATTCTATATGAAGACAAAGCATGTATCGTCAACAAAAGCAATGGTTCAAATAAAGAAAGACttgcaaaaactggttaaagacatAAATGAATATGTCGAAGATATACATGGTATTTACAACGATAAGGCGGTAAACGAGTCCCCGTTCATATGGAAAGTTGACGATGATCAGTATTTCATTGCCCATTCACCGGATTTCCTCGCTACAGATTTGTATATGCTTCCACTTTGGGAAATTCTTCAGATTGCCGCAGTCCAGGTCAGTCTTttattctgtctgtctgtcattctTAACCCTAGCCTCGGTATGGCCATTCAACTTCCACTCTGCTACTTTTCAATGGTTGGGAGAATTTTTGGACTTTCTCACTTCTTTGGTGTCTACCTTACCCCTGTACCTATGATTGTTTACATGACTGGCTGTTCTTACAGCACTGAGGTCATTTCCCACACGTACTATCATTTCATGAAAGCTGAAGGAATCAACCGAACAGCACGCATGAATACAGTCCTTAGTACTATTTCTCAGGCGATCTTCCACCCAATATTTGGACAGTTCTTAGGTCTGCTTGTTCTTATCGTTAGTGAGTCCTATGTATTTGTCACCGTGTTTCAGCTTACAATCATCACCACAGGCTCCTGTGTTATTCACACAGTTCTATGGTTACCAACCCTTCTGTCTTTGTTAGGTCCTGGTGAAGACAAAATACCCGAAGAATCTCTTAGCATCTATAAAGTTGAATTAGCAACTGTATCAAATGACGTTGCTAGCAGTAATAATTCAGCTGGTATTGTAAATCGTACATTTGTCAGGAATAGTTGA